From the Pseudorca crassidens isolate mPseCra1 chromosome 18, mPseCra1.hap1, whole genome shotgun sequence genome, one window contains:
- the LOC137210854 gene encoding centrosomal protein of 78 kDa-like isoform X1, translating to MAGIDQSDFHLLGHPQMNSTVSSPRKEEKKALEEEKSESKQGAPGQMQNIQVSICMQSAYNEGTLMKFQKITGDARIPLPLDSFRVPVSTQEALETSKDNLGVPVTEQQQESLKISLLEHVLLQQTSFLELEVKEKKRNYLEIAGLLQRK from the exons ATGGCTGGTATAGATCAGTCAGATTTTCATTTACTAGGTCATCCCCAGATGAATTCTACTGTTAGTAGTCCacgtaaagaagaaaagaaggcacttgaagaagaaaaatcagaatcaaaACAGGGTGCCCCAGGACAAATGCAAAACATCCAA GTTTCTATTTGTATGCAGTCAGCTTACAATGAAGGAACACTAATGAAG TTTCAGAAAATTACAGGTGATGCTAGGATTCCTTTGCCTCTTGACTCCTTCCGTGTCCCAGTGTCTACTCAGGAGGCCTTAGAAACTTCCAAAGACAACCTGGGGGTCCCAGTCACAGAGCAGCAACAGGAGTCTTTGAAGATTTCATTGTTAGAACATGTTCTCCTTCAGCAGACGTCATTTCTGGAACTGGAagtcaaagaaaagaagaggaattatctAGAAATAGCaggtcttcttcagagaaaatga
- the LOC137210854 gene encoding centrosomal protein of 78 kDa-like isoform X2: MAGIDQSDFHLLGHPQMNSTVSSPRKEEKKALEEEKSESKQGAPGQMQNIQFQKITGDARIPLPLDSFRVPVSTQEALETSKDNLGVPVTEQQQESLKISLLEHVLLQQTSFLELEVKEKKRNYLEIAGLLQRK, from the exons ATGGCTGGTATAGATCAGTCAGATTTTCATTTACTAGGTCATCCCCAGATGAATTCTACTGTTAGTAGTCCacgtaaagaagaaaagaaggcacttgaagaagaaaaatcagaatcaaaACAGGGTGCCCCAGGACAAATGCAAAACATCCAA TTTCAGAAAATTACAGGTGATGCTAGGATTCCTTTGCCTCTTGACTCCTTCCGTGTCCCAGTGTCTACTCAGGAGGCCTTAGAAACTTCCAAAGACAACCTGGGGGTCCCAGTCACAGAGCAGCAACAGGAGTCTTTGAAGATTTCATTGTTAGAACATGTTCTCCTTCAGCAGACGTCATTTCTGGAACTGGAagtcaaagaaaagaagaggaattatctAGAAATAGCaggtcttcttcagagaaaatga